The Lutra lutra chromosome 10, mLutLut1.2, whole genome shotgun sequence genome contains a region encoding:
- the LOC125078864 gene encoding olfactory receptor 10A4 yields the protein MTWENWTIVSEFVLVSFSTLSSELQALLFLLFLTIYLVTLMGNVLIILVTTADSALQNPMYFFLRNLSFLEIGFNLVIVPKMLGTLIIQDTTISFLGCATQMYFFFFFGAAECCLLATMAYDRYVAICDPLHYLIIMRRRACGQLAAASWFSGFPVATVQTTWIFSFPFCGPNRVNHFFCDSPPVIALVCADTSLFELEALTATVLFILFPFLLILGSYVRILSTIFRMPSVEGKRKAFSTCSSHLLVVSLFYSTAILTYFRPRSSTSPEGKKLLSLSYTVVTPMLNPIIYSLRNSEVKAALKRVIHRTLGPQIL from the coding sequence ATGacgtgggaaaactggacaattgTCAGTGAGTTTGTTCTTGTGAGCTTTTCAACCTTGTCTTCTGAGCTACAAGCTCtactgtttctcctttttttaactatttaccTGGTTACCCTAATGGGCAATGTTCTCATCATCCTAGTCACTACAGCTGACTCAGCTCTACAAAATCctatgtacttcttcctcagGAACTTGTCCTTTCTGGAGATAGGCTTCAACTTGGTCATTGTGCCCAAGATGCTGGGAACTCTGATCATCCAAGACACAACCATCTCCTTCCTTGGCTGTGCCACTcaaatgtatttcttcttcttctttggggCTGCTGAGTGCTGTCTCCTGGCCACAATGGCATATGACCGCTATGTAGCCATCTGTGACCCTTTGCACTACCTAATCATTATGCGCCGCAGGGCCTGTGGCCAGCTAGCAGCTGCCTCCTGGTTCTCAGGTTTTCCAGTGGCCACCGTGCAAACCACATGGATTTTCAGCTTCCCTTTTTGTGGCCCCAACAGAGTGAACCACTTTTTCTGTGACAGCCCCCCTGTCATTGCACTGGTGTGTGCTGATACCTCTCTGTTTGAACTGGAGGCTTTGACAGCGACTGTCTTAttcattctcttccctttcttgctAATCCTGGGGTCCTATGTCCGAATCCTCTCCACTATCTTCAGGATGCCATCAGTTGAGGGGAAACGCAaggccttctccacctgctcctcccacctcctggTTGTCTCCCTCTTCTACAGCACTGCCATCCTCACATACTTCCGACCACGATCCAGCACCTCTCCTGAGGGCAAGAAACTGCTATCACTGTCCTACACAGTGGTGACTCCAATGTTGAACCCCATCATCTACAGCTTAAGAAATAGTGAAGTTAAGGCTGCACTGAAGCGAGTCATCCACAGGACCCTGGGCCCTCAGATACTGTGA
- the LOC125078865 gene encoding olfactory receptor 2D2-like, translated as MRQSNQTQVTEFLLLGLSDDPHTQKLLFIVFLGVYLVTVLANLLLMCLVQADSRLHTPMYFFLCNLSLADLCFSTNIIPQALVHLLSRKKVISFTRCAAQLILFLIFGCTQCAFLAVMSYDRYVAICNPLHYPSVMTWRVCVQLAAGSWTSGILVSVVDTTFVLRLPYRGSNSIAHFFCEAPALLILASTDTHTSEMAIFLMGVMILLIPVSLILVSYSHIIVTVVRMKSAVKRLKAFSTCGSHLLVVILFYGSAIVTYMTPKTFTFKEQEKLVSVFYAMVTPMLNPLIYSLRNKDVKGALKKVATRKFLMQA; from the coding sequence atgAGACAATCAAATCAGACACAGGTGACCGAAttcctccttctgggactctcTGATGACCCCCACACCCAGAAGCTGCTATTCATTGTATTCCTGGGTGTCTACCTGGTCACCGTGCTTGCAAATCTGCTTCTCATGTGCCTTGTGCAGGCTGACTCCCGGCTTCACACacccatgtattttttcctctgcaACTTATCTCTGGCTGACCTCTGTTTTTCTACCAACATCATTCCTCAGGCCCTAGTCCACCTGCTATCCAGGAAGAAGGTCATTTCATTCACACGTTGTGCAGCTCAGCTTATACTCTTCCTCATTTTTGGATGCACACAGTGTGCCTTTCTGGCAGTGATGTCCTATGATCGGtatgtggccatctgcaaccCTCTGCATTACCCTAGCGTCATGACGTGGAGGGTGTGTGTCCAGCTGGCTGCAGGATCATGGACCAGCGGCATTCTGGTGTCTGTGGTGGATACCACTTTTGTACTAAGGCTACCCTACCGAGGCAGCAATAGTATAGCTCATTTCTTCTGTGAGGCCCCTGCACTGTTGATCCTGGCATCCACAGACACCCACACTTCAGAGATGGCCATTTTCCTCATGGGTGTCATGATTCTCCTCATACCTGTTTCCCTAATTCTGGTGTCCTATAGCCACATCATAGTGACTGTGGTGAGGATGAAATCAGCTGTGAAGAGGCTCAAGGCATTCTCTACCTGTGGCTCCCACCTCCTGGTGGTCATCCTTTTTTATGGATCAGCAATTGTCACTTACATGACACCAAAGACTTTCACTTTCAAAGAACAGGAAAAACTGGTGTCTGTGTTCTATGCAATGGTGACACCCATGCTTAATCCCCTCATCTATAGCTTGAGGAACAAGGATGTGAAGGGAGCTCTGAAGAAAGTAGCAACAAGGAAATTTCTCATGCAGGCTTGA